Below is a genomic region from Streptomyces sp. RPA4-2.
CCACGTCCGCCGCCCGGCCGATCAGACCGTCGGCGTAGCCCGCGCGGATCCCGGCGAGCGTCTTCATCGAGCACGGGACGATCACCATCCCGTCGGTCCTGAACGATCCGGAGGAGATCTTGGCGCCCTGGTCCTCGGGGGCGTGCACCTCGTCGGCGAGGGCACCGATGTCGCGGGCGGACAGTCCGGTCTCCAGCTCGATGGTGGCGCGCGCCCAGCGGCTGAGCACCAGATGGGTCTCCACCTCGGGCAGCCGGCTGAGATTCTCCAGCAGGCGGACACCGAGCACCGAGCCGGTCGCACCCGTCATTCCCACGATCAGTCGCACACGGCTCAGCTCCTCAGTAGATGTGAGTGGGTACGGAGAGGACGGCACGGAGAGGACGGACCACCTCGGTCACCACTCCACTCCCGCGCTTCACACTAGGTTCGACCTGCCTGGTCAAAGCCGTAGGATGAAGACAAGCCATGGACAAAAACGGACACGCTGACGTCACCGAAGTCCCCTACCGGTCTTCCGCGGGGGCCCCGCCGGGGGTCGAGGTCCTCGCCTTCGCCGACCTGGTCGCCCGGGCTCGTGGTCACGGAGTCGATCCCTATTCACCGGTCCGGGTCGCGTTCCACGAGTTGATCACCGTGCGGACCGGAACGTTGTGCTGCTCGCTGGATTTCACCGATCACGAGCTGACCGAGGGCGACTGGTTGTGGGCGCGCCCCGGCCAGATCCACCAGTTCCGCTCCGATCTGACCTCGGCCGAAGGAACCGTCGTCCTCTTCCAGCCGGGCTTCCTGGACACCACCACCGCCGAGGTCGCCCGTGTCGACCAGTACTTCCCCTACCGTCCGCTGACCCCCTCGGGCGCCGCGGGAGACGCGCTGAGGAACACTCTGGGTCTCCTGGACAGCGAGTACCACGGGCTCGGCGGCCTGCCGTTGGAGGCGCACGTCGAGGTGCTGCGCCACCTGCTGGCGGCCCTCGTCCTGCATCTCGCCCACCAGCAGGCCGCCGCGGGCGACGAGTCGGACGACGGAACGGGCACCGAGGCGTTCCGCCGCTTCCAGCAGGCCGTGGAGCGCGGTTACGCCCGCAGCCACCGGGTGGACGACTACGCCAGGGACCTGGGCTACAGCGTCCGCACGCTGACCCGGGCGACCCGTGACGCCGCCGGATGCGGGGCCAAGCGCTTCATCGACAACCGGGTCCTGCTGGAGGCCAAACGCCTGCTCGTGCACACCGACCTGTCGGCAGGGGTGATCGCCGAACGGGTCGGCTTCCCGGAGGCCACGGTCTTCACCAAGTTCTTCCGCAAGCTGGCCGGCGAGACGCCGACCGCCTTCCGTGACTCCTCGACGACACACGGCCGCGTCCGGCGGGCGCGAAGCGCCGGCCAGTAGCCGCGTACCGCCCGGCGAAGGCGCCCGGCGACCGGCGACGCAAGCGCCCGGCGAGCGGCAACGGCGTTGCCGCACACGCTCGCCGCACACGCTCGCCGTTCGCCGGTCGCCGGTCGCCCGAGCTCGGCACGGCGGCCGGCATCGTGCGCCCTCGTCAGGGCCACGGAGATCCCGATGTCGCGGGCCGCTGCCCTGTCCCGTGGGTGCTGGGCGTGTCCGCCTACGCGCCGTCGTTCCGACTTCTCAGAGCAGGCGCAGGACGCCGACGACCTTGCCGAGGATCTGCGCTTCATCGCCGGGGATCGGCTCGTAGGACGGGTTTCGGGGCATGAGCCACACCCGGCCGTCCTGGCGGAGCAGCACCTTGATGGTGGCCTCGTCCCCGAGGAGCGCGGCGACGATGTCTCCGTGGTCGGCGCTGTCCTGGCGTCTGACGGTCACGATGTCACCGTCGCAGATCGCCGCGTCGATCATGGAGTCACCGGAGACCGTCAGGGCGAACAGGTCACCGTCGCCGACGATCTGGCGGGGCAGCGAGTAGACGTCCTCGACCATCTCCTCCGCGAGCAGGGGTGCTCCCGCGGCGATCCGCCCTACGAGGGGCACCTCCACCGGCGCCTGGCTCAGACTGCCCAGGTCGGGCGCCCACGAGGGCCGCACGCGGTAGGCGCGGGGACGGTGCGGGTCGCGGTAGAGGACGCCCTTGCGTTCGAGAGCCATCAGCTGGTGGGC
It encodes:
- the lexA gene encoding transcriptional repressor LexA; its protein translation is MENSAPARRGRPPGTRNAGGELTSRQSAIVGYITETVRRQGYPPSMREIGQAVNLSSTSSVAHQLMALERKGVLYRDPHRPRAYRVRPSWAPDLGSLSQAPVEVPLVGRIAAGAPLLAEEMVEDVYSLPRQIVGDGDLFALTVSGDSMIDAAICDGDIVTVRRQDSADHGDIVAALLGDEATIKVLLRQDGRVWLMPRNPSYEPIPGDEAQILGKVVGVLRLL
- a CDS encoding non-oxidative hydroxyarylic acid decarboxylases subunit B gives rise to the protein MRLIVGMTGATGSVLGVRLLENLSRLPEVETHLVLSRWARATIELETGLSARDIGALADEVHAPEDQGAKISSGSFRTDGMVIVPCSMKTLAGIRAGYADGLIGRAADVVLKERRKLVLVPRETPLSDVHLENMLALSRMGVRMVPPMPAFYNHPASVDDIVDHITARILDQFDLPAPAAKRWGGMRAAHAQEFKAAL
- a CDS encoding AraC family transcriptional regulator is translated as MDKNGHADVTEVPYRSSAGAPPGVEVLAFADLVARARGHGVDPYSPVRVAFHELITVRTGTLCCSLDFTDHELTEGDWLWARPGQIHQFRSDLTSAEGTVVLFQPGFLDTTTAEVARVDQYFPYRPLTPSGAAGDALRNTLGLLDSEYHGLGGLPLEAHVEVLRHLLAALVLHLAHQQAAAGDESDDGTGTEAFRRFQQAVERGYARSHRVDDYARDLGYSVRTLTRATRDAAGCGAKRFIDNRVLLEAKRLLVHTDLSAGVIAERVGFPEATVFTKFFRKLAGETPTAFRDSSTTHGRVRRARSAGQ